Sequence from the Sciurus carolinensis chromosome 1, mSciCar1.2, whole genome shotgun sequence genome:
CCTCTCAGCTCCAGCTCACTCCCCAGGCCAATcacccccctcccctcccagcctTACTCCCTTGGCAGCATGTGAACTGCTGCTGGGACCCAGGCCAAGACAAGACAATATTTGGGCAGAGTGGACACGACTCTTCAAGGCCTTTTTTGGCCTTCCATCGTTTCTGCCCTTGAACCCCATCATCTTTCCAAGGCCTTTCCTGAACTCCCATCTGAGGGGGCACTGATCCAGCTGTGGGCATCTGTCTGTAAGAAAGTCCATGGTACCCAGGGTCACAGAGCTTTCAGCACAACCTGCATTtggattttttacttttattcagtgcccctcctccacccagtactaaggattgaacccagggcaaagaactaaccactgagctacatccctagccctttttattttttatttggagacaaggtcttgctaagttgcccaggctggccccgaacttttgttccttctgcctcagccttcagagtagctgatattagaggcatgcaccaccatgcctattttaatttttatttactttttcaatacTGGGacccaaacccagggccttgccccgTGAGAGGCAAACactcaaccccagccctacatctGTATTTTAAATCCCCTAAGTGGTGACGTCCCAGAAGTGATTACTGCAATGGAACTTAATTCAGTCCATCTTTACTAAATGGCCAGTCTGTAGCAGATACTGTGAGAGACATGGGAGACCAGGGAGACAAGTACAACTTGATCACAAAGCAGGTGAGCTTTGGGAGGTGGCTGGGATGTTCAACGAAACCTCAAATGAAAGCAATTTGGAAACAGTAAAACTTTtgcaatatattctttttttcttttgctatttattAAATCAGAGTTTAAATCCTTCATAACCTACCAGTGTTCTCCAAAAATCTTGAAGTTCCAAACTTCTTCCTAACAGAGAAATGAGGCAATGGCTGTCCTTGTCTGTCCTCAACCCAGAAGTGCTAAGGTGAGGGAACTGTCCCTTTTTGTCTGGACACTGCAGCCTGAATGTCTGTCTTGGTCTTTGCATAGTGTTTGAGCTACAGGTTCAAATCCTAATCATTGGACTTTTTTCCCTAGCAGCCATGTGGAAAAATCTCTTTGAACTTTAGTATCTTTCTCTAGAAAAATGATCATAATAAtgtcaatccccaaaaacttGAGGGCAGATTATACAAGGTAGAATTGATAATACACCCAGCACAGGACAGATCCTCAGGAAATAACTCCTTTCTTGCTTGTCATGGGTACCCACCCTCTACTTCAGAGGCAAAGCTGGCCCTTGGACATCCATGGTCACAGCCTACCTGGTGAAGTAAGGGGTTAGTTAACTTCAGGGTAGTGTGGCTGGACCGAGCTCAGCTGGCCTTGGGttggaaaagggagagaagagggaactcAATTCCAAAGCTGACTCCAATACACAAGAGTAATCATTCTGGGCTGGACACGACAGTGtatgcctgggaggctgaggcaggaggatcccaagctcaaggccagcctcagcaacttggtgagatgctCAGCAAGTTggtgagactcttgtctcaaaaaaaaaaaaaaaagctggggatgtgactcagtcgTAACCTCAGGGTTTAATCCCTAGTCCTCCCCAAAATAAGAGTAGTCATTCTGTACTTTAACAAGAAACACTgtggggtatagctcaatggcacactgtgtgcttagcatgtgcaaggccctcagTTTAATCCTcagtgcaaaacaaaaacaaacaaacaataacaacaacaacaaaaacagaataaatgtcTCCTGAAGCAGGCAGCTTGAAATAGCCAAGAAATTTCCTATGCTTTCTGAGTCTCTGCATAGAAAACGTTTCCCTGTGACATCCCCAAACCCTCATTGTCTGCCTGCTGCCTAATAGTTCACCCTTACTTTTTTCTGTCTGACAGAATGAAACCCTCTGAGATCCGAGCTACCTTCCAGGAGGTCCTTTGGAAgagcagaaggaaaagcaaaggtGCAGAAGGACAAAAGCTTTGGAGACAGACACACCTGGTTGCAAACCTTGGATCTGCCACTTCCTAGCTATGTGACCCTGGACAAACACATTCGCCTTTCTGAGCCTCTGTCTTCTGGTCCATCAGGTGAGAAAACCCAGGGCGAGGGGTGTAGccaggtggtagagtgctagcctagcatgtgcgaggccctaggttctatccccagaactgcaaacaaACACCCAAGTGAGAAGGAAGGGAAACAGGTCTGAGCAAACAGGACTCAATAAACGATGAtgatgatattaataataaaagcTGAGTGCTTATAAGCTGTAGAATAGTTCATCTTGAAAACAGCTTAAGTCCCCACACCTGTAAGGACTTATGTCTTAGCCAGgtgtccacacctgtaatcccagtggcttgggaggctgaggcaggagaatcacaagttcaaggtcagccttggcaacctgGCAACAGcctgtctcgaaattaaaaaaaaaaaaaaagaaaagaaaaaaaatagaaaagggctgggagtatgttgtggtagagcatccctaggttgcatccccagtaccaaaaacaaacaaatgaataatcaTAAAGTAAAAGGCCTCTTGTCTTAGGTCCCTGTGTTCCCACACTACCTTTCTCAGTATTGCCCACATTCCTGAGAGCAGCCTCAGCAGGATCCTGGCACCTCCTGTCCCACTCAACAGGGGctgcatcacataaaaataacttcttGGTTCCTATAGCACTTTCCATCCCTTGACCCTTGGGATCCTCCCAGCTGTAGATGGATCCATGCTGGGGTAGTCTGGGATTTGGGCCTGGTAGCTCAGTCATCCCTTAGTAGCAAAAATTTAAGCCTGGTCTTGATTTAAAATCTCCTGTGCTTTCTTTGTATCACCCGAGTCTCAAGCTGTACTTTGGGGTCCAAACTAACCCTGGGGAGAAGGTATTCCTGGCTGTCAAATCTTCAGCACATCTTTATAGGCATCTGTGAGCAAATAGGTACGCTAAAGGAAACCTAACATCTACCAGGCgctgtggcgcatgcctgtaattccagcaactcgggaggctgaggcaggaggatcacaagttcaaagccagtctcagcaactcagcaaggctctaagtaacttagcaagtcaaaataaaacataaaaagggctgggggtgcgggttgtggttaagtgtccctgggttcaatccctggtaccaaaacaatgaataaataataaaaaggaaaaaggaaacccAGCATCTGTGAATGTTCTGAGACCCCAGCCACAGCCCTCATGCTAAGGAGAGTTTAGGGGGTGGTGTGGCCAGGGAGTCAAAGGCAGAGGAGGTGTGAAAGTTGACCACAGGTCAGTCACTGACATCTCCAGTTATCCTGGTCAAGTTTCTAAAGTCCCCTTGATCCCCAAGGCCATAATGcaagtggagaaaagatagcaaaaTTGATAGAAGCCTAGGCTAGGCAAAAAGACATCTGCAATCCTCATCATCATTACTTTGACTTTGAAATTAACAGCTCAAAGATCCCAGTAAGACCAcgtttcaaaaatttaaagacaaacgGTACAGCCTAATTGTTCTGCcaactcctcaaaaaaaaaaaaaaaaaaaaaaaatcagagtacatcagtgaatttttttttctttctcttttctttctttaaaacaaaaaaaaaaaattggcagagGAAGATTCAGTTCCTGGAAATGCTTACAAAATGATTCCTGACACTGGGAGGAGatagttaaaaagagaaaaaaaaaggaaaaagaaaaaacatataccTATATAGAtaaaggaagagatggaaagaaaaggaataaacaaaagaaagcaaagaaagaactaaaagagaaagggggaaagacTTTAAAGGGCCCCAATTCAAGGAACCTTATCAAGTTCTCAGCATCTGCAATTCACAAGCCGCTCGCGGGTTGGGGCGGTGCAGACCACGCCCCTTTCTCGGGTGTCGGGCCCTCATTGGTGGGAGAGGCAGTCGCCGGCCGGTGACTGCCCGAGGAAAGGTTGCCTGGGACACGCATCCCTGTGTGAACGCATGACGTCCCACCCTGGCGCCAGGCTGTCTGGGGCTGAGTCTTAGATCAACACAGCTGTGGGACCGGGACCCACAGCTGGGCAAAGGAGCGGATTCCTCAACAAAAAATAGGATTGTGAGAAAAGTTCTGAAACAAAAACAGCGCAGACAAAAGCCTTAATGACAtcctttcataaaaataaaaaatgcaagagGGGGGAAAAAGCTGGTAAAAGAAGCAGAACTGGGAACAGAAAGTTCAGAGGCATTTGGAATAAGAGGCTGAGGCCCCGCCACCGCTAAACAAGTTGCAGAAGGCTCAGCGAGGCCGTCCAGGCTGCTGGTAGGGAGAGAAGTCTTTGGGTTTCAACTATTGAGCTTTCCCAATCCAACCGTTAACCCGCTTCTTTCAGAATTAGAATCATAGGTTGGAGAAGACCCTTGAAGTTCATTTGCTTCCCCCCACCAGCAAAATAAGgtccaggaagaaaagaaatttgtctCAGGGCAAGTTATTGGCACAGACGGGACATAATTCCGCTTGCTAATCCCACCGCATCCTTCTGTCTTATGTCACACTGCCCACGGGCATTTCAGCCTGGAAGCATCCTgggaaataataaatgtgaaggTGCTTTGCGAACCATTAACCACTGTACAAGCCTGAGGCTTCAGCAGTAATAAttgagggaaaagaagggagaatCTGGGTGGCTCAGTACCACCACACACCAGGCTCCATGCGAGGTCCCCAGGCACCAGAGAAACCCAGGGATCTGACAGAAGGAATACGGCAAGCCCCTTGCAGAGAAAAGGCATTTAATAGTCATTTGTGGAGTGAATGAGGTCAGTGTGATTAGCTCCATTTTATAGAGAGGAAAACTGAGGTACACAGAGGTGACTTAGCCAAAGTTAACACAGTAAAAGGGAATAATAAGAATTTCAACATAAGTCTGACTGGTTCTGAAGACCATGATTTTTCTAGAACCTCCTGGCATGACAGTTTTGCACCAACCACAGAAATCTgcatgacagaaaaagaaaggatctTCTGTCTGGTCATCCAGGAATCTCTAGAGCCACTATCTTCCCTTCCTGTGAGCAAATGGCTGGCACTTAACTCCTATAGCATATGGAGACTGATTTATCTACCCACAggtctctttcccttttctttcttatattgaAATGGCTCTTGAAAACATTGATATTCCAAGAAGAAATTTTTGGAAGACCTCTTTCGGAGTCCGTGGTGTGATGGAAAAGAACAAGACTTCAAAACTGGCTCTACTATTACTTGTGTATGGTACTGGGCATGTTTTACATCACCTCTCTGGGCCCTTTGCCTTCCCACACCTGCCTTCCCAAGTTTTACAAACCTTAAGACTTCTAGAgtcaaaaagaatgtaaaataatcaCTTAGCACCATCTCCTCATTGTCCTCACAAGGTAACTAAAGCCAGGGTACCCCATTTCATGACCAATGATTGACAGAGCTGGCATGTTCAACCCAAGGTTTCCAATTTGAAGTCCAGTGTCCTTTccactaaatcttttttttttttttttttttttttttttttttttttttttggtactagggattgaactcagggacattctaccctgagctacatcatcCCCaatccaatcctttttattttttattttgagacagggtctggccaagCTGCTGAGGCCGGCTTGGAACTttctatcctcttgcctcagcttcccaaattgctgggattacagttgtgtgtaTCACTGAGCCAGGCTCCACTGTAACTACTTTGAGACTCACCCAGTTCAGAGCTCCCATTGTCCTGTTAATCAGTACCACACACTATTgaactcttaattgtttcctgtgtTAATCTTGTCTCCCCAAATTGTGAGATTCTTGAGAAGCAGGAGCCACTGGTCTATGGGAAgtcactttataaatatttaccaaGAAATTGATTAAGAAAGCAATCACTGGGAGAATCCCACTTGGTCATTTCCATGATAGAACCCAGCATCTTGGGATAGCATATTCCCAAATATCCTGGGAGGTGACAAGAAGACAAGCAAAGAATACTGAGCAAAATGTCCTGTTGGAATACAGGATTCAGCTTGCCTGCCTGCTGGTCCCTTTCCTGGTCTCTTAGATAGAGCTGGAGCTACTTCAGCAGGGCTGAGAATAATCAAGTCCAGGTGGCTGCCCTTCCATATCAGAAAAGGGACAGACAAAAGAGTCACGAAATTAACATTGTTTTCTGCACAGTAGTGTGTGGAAAGAGGGGACACCAACAGTTAAGAGAGATTTGCTGACCCAATAAGGAAGGGTCTCCTAAAAAAGGTTTTTTAGAAATTGCTCCCTCTGGTTCCCCATCTTTGAAACGCTGCCCAAAATTTTAATCAAACTCACTTCCAAAGCACAACTGGGCATATACTGGGTTCCTTATGGAGTTCATGCAGCAAACGTCTGAGCTCTTTTCTTTCCCCACGCAAAAAGTATGGCTTCAGGCAGCTTTCTTCTTTCCCCCTGTTGCTCAAATAAATAGTGTTCTTTGCTCAAacccctttcccctcctcctcctgcaatCTCAGCGCCTAGCCCAAAtctgttttcttcattgtaaCCTCAGCTTCACcgcaattaatttttttcccctctggtcACAAGATAATTCCTGACGCCAGTGAGTCTGGAGGTCAGACGAACAGCAAATTGGGGAACAAGGCGGCACTAATTCCTTACAAGTTTCCCCTGAAAAatcttttgcttaaaaaaaaaaaaagcttggctGTTCAGGGATTTATGACCTCGGAGGAGCTGTGGGTTCGAACCAGTGTTGGGCTAAGGGTGGActggcagggggcaggggagcTCAAAGATCTGGGACACTGCCAGGAAAAGGCAAATTCTTAAAGTTAATGgttttaagtgattttttaagTCCTTGCTGGCGAAGAGGCCCGCCTCTCCCTAGTATCAGCGCTTCCTCATTCTTTGAATCCGCGGCTCCGCGGTCTTCGGCGTCAGACCAGCGGGAGGAAGCCTGTTAGCAATTTAAGCCGGCTGTGGACGCCCAGGGTTGGGAGAGGCGGGGCCCAGGGTTGGGAGAGGCGGGGCCCAGGGTCGGCGAAGGCGTGGCGGAAGAGCTGTTTTGAATAAAGGGGCGTGGCTTCTGGTCGGGCTCCATAAGAGCCGGCAGCGGCCTGCTTGCGAGCATTGGAAGCTGCGCTAGTGGTTGCTTGGTCGTTTTGCCTCTTTAGCTTCATTCTTCAACATGAAGGCGCTGAGCCCTGTGCGCGGCTGCTACGAGGCAGTCTGCTGCCTGTCTGAACGCAGTCTGGCTATCGCGCGGGGCCGCGGCAAGAGCCCAGCGGCGGAGGAGCCGCTGAGCCTCCTGGACGACATGAACCACTGCTACTCGCGCCTGCGAGAACTGGTGCCTGGAGTCCCGAGGGGCACTCAGCTTAGCCAGGTGGAAATCCTGCAGCGCGTCATCGACTATATCCTCGACCTCCAGGTGGTTCTGGCCGAGCCGGCCCCTGGACCCCCAGACGGTCCGCATCTCCCCATCCAGGTGCGTGTGGGAGCCGGGGCTGGACAGGGTTGTGCGGAGGGGCTGGGATGCTGCGAGTCCTCCAGAGCATCGCGAGTTCCTTGCATaactctctcctcctttctcagaCAGCTGAGCTTGCTCCGGAGCTTGTGATCTCCAACGACAACAGGAGCTTCTGTCACTGACCCGGCCGTCCCGGCACCTCCAGGTGAGGATCCCTCCTGGGGAGGGTTACACTGCAAATCCCGGAGTTGGAATTAGCATGTCCTTTAGAGAAGATTACCCTTCCCTCGTTTTAGAGGAACTGAGGCCAGAGGGACAAATGACTTGTCCATGGTTACTTCAAATGAATGACAGAAACATTTTCCATGTAACGTGCTTTTTTCGGACTTAAATGGACATTGCCCCTGCCTTTCCCGGAGGCCAAAGATCCAGAAAGTGGATGCAGGTCCCGACTaaatgaaatccttttctgattGGAACCGTAAATGCAGCTGTGCCTTTCTTAGTCCCCTTCCAAGGAGGGAGGGGTAGTGGTAGCTCCGCCAGTGGTCTTTTGGCGCCAACTGGGTGGGGGCAGTGTGGGGCGCGGAGTTATCAGCTGGAGGTAGAGACCAAGTTTCCTCCCTGGCGCCGGCCAGTCTGCGGACGGCCCCCGCCTCGGCGCGCTCGGCGGAAACTGACGGCTCCCTGCTCTTCTTTCCTCCCCCGCCCAGAACGCAGGTGCTGGCGCCCGTTCCGCCTGGGACCCGGGGACCCTCTCCGGCCGGAAGCTCAAGGGCATGGATGAGCCCC
This genomic interval carries:
- the Id3 gene encoding DNA-binding protein inhibitor ID-3 → MKALSPVRGCYEAVCCLSERSLAIARGRGKSPAAEEPLSLLDDMNHCYSRLRELVPGVPRGTQLSQVEILQRVIDYILDLQVVLAEPAPGPPDGPHLPIQTAELAPELVISNDNRSFCH